GGCGGCGGACCGCCGGGGGTGATTCATGGGGGCTCCAGGAACGGGGTCGGTACTACTGCCGGCGTTTGCGCGCCGCGGAGGCGCTCGCCGGACGGCGGCCCTTCGACCCGGGGGAACGAGAGGTGGGACCGGGACGGCGTCCCCGGGGCCCGGGGACACGAGAGGCGGCACGGGGACGGCGGAGCGCGGGCCAGGCGATCAGGACGCCGGCCCCGGCGACCAGCAGGACCGGCACGAGCCAGACCGAGACGCCGTCGCCGTCCTGCGACACGGGGCTCCTCTGCGGCTGCTGCGTCTGCGGCTGCTGCGACGGGGCCTGCTGCGGCTGCGCCTGCTGTGAGGTGGCCTGCGGCGCCGCGCTGGACGGACCCTGCTCGATGGCGGCGAGCAGTTCCGGCAGCGGTTCGTCGGCGGGGGGCTGCCAGCCGGGTGGCGCCGCGGTGACGCGGCCGGTGTAGGTGAAGCGGAGTTCGCCTTCGACCTTCTCGCCGTCGGAGGCCACGGTCTTGTACCGGGCCACGTAGGTGCCCTTCCCCGGCCAGTGGCTCACGGGGACGGTCACGGGGAACCCGGTGTGGTAGAACTGCGGTTCCCACACCCCGTTCACGAGGTTCAGCTCGCGCACCGGCTCGTCGAGGGGGAACGGCTCGGAGTGCCACCAGCGCTGGTCGACCCGCTGGCCGTTCGGCGCCGTCACGGTGAAGTACGCGAACGACGCGGGCTTCTCGGTGAAGGCCAGTGACAGCGACTCGACCGGCTCGTCGAGCTTGCTGCCTTCCGCCGGTGTGGAGACGACGAGACGGCCGTGCGCGTACGCCGCCGGAGCCCCGAGGACGAAGACGCTCAAACCCATCGCGACCAGGGCTGACACGACAACGGCCAGCAGACGGGTCACTACGCGCCTCACAGGCACCTCCGCTGTCCGCCTCACTTTTCTCGCGAGGTTAACCTTTCCAGCTCCGTCTGAACAGAAGTTTCGCCTGATCTGACGAAACCTGGGGGAAATCCGACGTCTGCGGTCAGACCGGCTTCCCGACCGGACTGCGATCCGCACCCACCTCGTCACCCCTGGCCACCGTCATCCGAGGACCCCCGCGGGCTCGTCCGCTCTCCAGGCGGAGCCCTCTGTTCTTCGCGCTTTCCTCAAAACAAGGCCGCGAACAGGCAGAAGACCTTCTCGGTGCGGCGGAGGCGCGGTACGGTCCTCGCCGTGCCACTGACTGCGGCAGTTGCGACTGCGTAAAGCCGCTAAAAGACGGATGGGCCGTCGTCAGGTCTCCATATGTCACGAACGGCCGGGGCTTGTCACTCTCCATTTGTCTCGCCGCTCCGGTCAGGACACCCCTTCCTGGCCGGGACCCTGACCGAAGGAGAAGACTCGTGATCCGAGTCCTCAGGGCCGCCGTCGTCACGGTGGCCGCGCTGGCGCTGTTCAGCGGAACCGCACTGGCCGCTCCCCCCGACCCGGCACCGGCCGCGGACGGTGTGTCCGCCGTCACCGGCCGCCTCGCCGCGCGGGTCGCCGCGGCACTGGCCGACCGCGGGTTCCGTGACCGCGCCGTGGCCGCCACTGTCTCGCGGGCCACTGTCTCGCGGGCCGCCGACCTGCTGACGCTCAGCGCGGGCACCGGCCTCGCCGGCGCCGTCCGCACGGCCAACCAGGCCGTGCTCGCCGCCAAGGGCCTCCCCGCGGACGGCGGATCGCTCCTGCGGCTGCGCCTCGCCACCGACGCGATGCGGGCCGGCCTCTCCCGTGGCGAGGTGCCACTCGTCGCGGCGGCCCCCACCGACGACGAGGTCACCTCGATCACCGCCTACGACCCGCTCGGCGGTCAGGTGGCCCTCGACCCGGCCAAGGCCCCCGCGCGGCCGGTGCTGGTGGTCGAGGTCGACGTGGCCAAGGCGCTGCCGATGGGGATCGACCTCATGCGCAGGACGCTGTCCGCGCGCGGCCTGACCGAGGCGAGGCCGCTCGCGGCCCGCCAGGCCAACACCGGGTACTGGGCCACCAAGGTCACCGCGGTCCGCCTGTCGGACGACCAGGAGCCGTGGATCAAGGGGGACGCCGAGATCTACAGCGTCGTCGGCGGCTTCGGCCTGGACGGCAAGGCGACCGTGAGCATCGTGCAGATGCCGTACCTCGACAACGACCAGACGACGTACTACCCGAACCAGCTCCTCGTCCACTTCAACGGCTACAAGTACAACCTGGCCGACGTCGTGATGATGGAGGACGACGGCGACACCAACTACCAGGCCCTCGCGCAGGCCATCGCCACGGCGCTGCTGACCATCGCCGACGGCGGCGTCTACGTCCCGCTGGTCAACGCGATCCTCTCCGCCATCCCCACCTCCTGGTGGACCGACGACCCCGACTACGTGGACTCCTGGTACACCCTGTCCACCACGGCCGGCGGCCGGCTGAACGGCGCGCGCGGCAACGGCTGGATGGACGTGACCCCCTACTGGGTGTCCCAGCTGTGACCTCGGAGCCCGGCCGTGGCGTGACACGTCCCGGCCGGGCTCCCCGGCGGAGGTGCACGGGATCTGCACATCTCGGTACCGTCCGTCTGCACGGGAGAGCCCTACGCTCTCGTCCATGGCCACCCCCAGGCAGCGGCGCGTCCTCGTGGTCGAGGACGACCAGACGATCGCCGACGCGGTGTCGCTCCGGCTGACAGCCGAGGGCTTCGACGTACGGATCGCCGGTGACGGCGGGACGGCGCTCACCCAGTACGCCAAGGCGGAGCCGGACCTCGTCGTGCTCGACCGGCTGCTGCCGGGCCTCGACGGCCTCGAGGTCTGCCGCCGCATGCAGGCCGCGCGTCCCGTCCCGGTGCTCATGCTCACCGCGCTCGGCGAGGAGACCGATGTCCTGGTCGGCCTCGGCGTGGGTGCGGACGACTACATCACCAAGCCGTTCAGCATGCGCGAACTCGTCGCGAGGATCCACGCGCTGCTGCGGCGGGTGGAACGCGCCGGTCTGCTCGCGCACGAGGACACGGTGATCCGCGTCGGCGACGTCGAGATCGACACGGCCGAGCGCCGGGTCTTCGTCCGAGGCGCCGAGGCGCAGCTCACCAGGACCGAGTTCGACCTGCTCCGCAGGCTCGCGGAACGGCCGGGCCAGGTGCTCGAGCGCGAGCGGCTGCTGTCGGACATCTGGGGGTTCTCCGAGGCCGCCGCGACCAGGACCGTCGACAGCCACGTGCGCGCGCTGCGCCGCAAACTCGGCCCCGGCGTGGTCAGGACGGTTCACGGAGTCGGCTACGCACTGGCCCGTCCATGATCGTCGGCGAGCGGGAGGCGACACGATGAGGCCGCTCGACTTCCTCGGACGGATCAAGGTCAAGCTCGGCATCGTCATCGTGCTCACCGTCGTGACGGCGTTCGCCGTGAACGAGGTCGGCATCGGCGCCGGCTGGCCGCGCGACGCCAGGATCGCCGTCGCCGCCGTACTCGCGCTGATCATGGTGCAGCTTCTCGCCATGGGGATGACCCGGCCGCTGCGCGAGATGGCGGCGGCCGCGCAGACCATCGCCAAGGGCCGGTACGGCCTGCGTGTCAGCGCCACGTCCAGGGACGAGGTGGGGGAGCTCGCACGTGCGTTCAACGCCATGGCCGCCGACCTCGGCGAAGTGGACAGGCAGCGGCGCGAGCTGGTGGCGAACGTCAGCCACGAGCTCCGCACGCCGATCGCCGGCCTCCAGGCCGTGCTGGAGAACATCGTCGACGGCGTCTCCACCCCCGACCTCGGCACCCTCGGCACCGCACTGGCCCAGACGCAGCGCCTCGGCCGTCTCACCACGCAGCTCCTCGACCTGTCCCGGCTCGACTCCGGTGCCAGGCTGATCGAACCCGAAGCGGTGGACCTCGCGTCCCTGTGCCACCAGGCCGCCTCGGAGGCCGCGTTCGGCCGCGACGACGTCACGGTCGTGAGCACGGTAGGCGAGGCATCCCTGTCCGCCGACCCCGCACTGCTCGCGCAGGTGCTCGCCAACCTGCTCGACAACGCCGTACGGCACAGCCCCCCAGGCGGCACGGTCCGGATCGCGGCCCGCCACGCCGGGCCGGTCGTCGAGATCAGCGTCATCGACCAGGGCCCCGGCATCCCGGTGGCGGAACGGACCCGGGTCTTCGAACGCTTCTCCCGGCTGGACGCCGGCCGCGCGGCCGGCGCGGGAGGCGCCGGCCTCGGTCTCGCCATCGCCAAGGAGATCGTGGAACTTCACGACGGCTCCATCTCCGTCACCGGCGCGCCACCCGCGGGTAGCGGCGGCACAGGGGGGTGCCGCATGGTCGTCACCCTTCCCGCGGCACTCGCGGGAACCGTCCTGCCGGCGGTCACCGAGACCCGTCCCGGCGCGGGAACGGCGCCGCGCACCCCGGCCGTGGAACCCGTCACTGAGACCGCCACCGAGCTTGTCACAGAGCCCGCCATTGGGCCCGTCGCTGAGCCCGCCATTGGGCCCGTCACTGAGCCTGCCACGGAGCCCGCCACCGAGTCCGCCACGGGGGAAGGCGCGCGGCGCGGCCCCGAACCCGCCTCCGACGTGCCGGTCCGGCGGCTTGCTCAGCCACCGGGCTCCGGCGTCACGAAAGGAGACATCATGCAAGGACCCGCGTCCGAACAGCAGGTCCCGGCCTCAGCCGGCCCTTCGCGACAGGACGAGCCGGCCCGGACGGTCCCCGCCGTGTACGTGCCGCCGCCGATCTTCCCGAGACCGGAACTGCCCGGGGTGCCTGACTGGCTTCTCCCGGCCGCCGCCGCCGTGGGACTCGTGGCCACCGTGGCACTCCCCGACCCCTCGACCGGCCTCGGCCTGGTGCTGACCGCGGTCGCGCTCGGCGCGGCGATCTTCCCCGCGCTGCTTCCCCTGCGGCGCGGCCGGCTCACCCCGTGGACGGTGACCTTCGGCGTCCTCGCGTACGCGCTGGTGTCGCTGACGCTCTACCGGGACACCGACTGGGTCGTGGCCCCGGCCCTCCTGCTGGCCTTCGGCATCGCGGCACTCGGACTGTCAGGCGCGGGACGGGGATGGCCGGGGTTGCTGATCGGCGCCGCGTCCGTCGCGCTGTCCACGCTCCTGCTGCCATGGTTCCTCGCCACGCCGCTGAAGCGCCTGCGCGGCAGCCGCAGAGTCGTCCCCGTGCTGGCCGGCACCGCGATCACGGTGGTCCTCCTCAGCGTCTTCGGCCTGCTGTTCGGGTCCGCCGACGCGGTGTTCCACTCGTACGTGAGCGGTCTGCTGCAGGCGCCGGAGTGGGTGGACCGGCTGCCTTCCCGCGTCTTCCTCCTCCTCGTGTTCGCGGTTCTCACCTGCGCGGGTGTGCTGGTGACGCTGCGTCCTGCCGCGGAACCCCAGGCCCCCGACCTGCGGGTCAGGCTGGATCGTGCCGTCTGGATGATGCCGCTGACAGCACTGAACCTGCTGTTCGCGGCGTTCGTGGCCGTGCAGATCACCGTCCTGTTCGGCGGCAGCCGGCGGGTGCTGTCCACGGCGGGGCTGACCTACGCCGAGTACGCCAGGTCCGGATTCTTCGAACTGGTGACGGTCAGCGTCTTCGTGCTCGGGATCGTGGCGGCGTCCACCATGCTGCTGCGGCCCACCAGGCCGGGGGACCGCTGGCCGCTGACCGTCCTGCTCGGTCTGCTGTGCGCGTTGACCTTGGTCGTCCTCGCTTCCGCGCTGCACCGCCTGGATCTCTACACCGACGCGTACGGGCTGTCGCGCCTGCGCGCCGCCGTCGCGGCGGCCATCTGGTGGCTCGCCGCGGTGTTCGTCGTCGTCATCGCCGCCGGCGTCGCGCGGCTGACGGACGCGCGCGTGACGTGGTTGCCCCGGATGCTGGTGCTGCTGACCGGCGTGACGGTGTTCACGTTCGCCGTCTGGAACCCCGAGGCCCGTGTCGCGGAGACCCAGATGGCCGTCCGAGGGGTGTCCCTGCTCGACCAGGACTACCTCGGCGACCTCGGCCCGGAGGCCGTACCGGTCCTCGACCGGCTGCCGGAACCGGCCCGCAGTTGCGTGCTGCGTGACGTCGTCTCGGTGAACCGGCTCGACCACCCCGACCCCTGGAACGCCTGGAACCTGGCCCGTGTCCGCGCTCGCGAGGTGCTGGAACGCCACCCGGTGCTCGCACGGCCGGACTGTCCGTCCCGCGACGACGGCGGCTATCCCGACTGACGTGAGGCGGCCTCCGTGGTTGGCCGCCGCCGTCCTGGGTAGCCAGGTCGCGCATGACGGAGTATGGAATCCACGCATCCCACGAGCAGATCCCCCCGGCCGCCCTCCTCGACGCGATGGTGGCCGCAGAACGCGCCGGTTTCGACACCGCCATGTGTTCCGACCACTTCTCCCCATGGAGCAAGCGGCAGGGCCACTCAGGTTTCGCCTGGGCCTGGCTCGGTGCCGCACTGCAGGCGACCGACCTGACCTTCGGTGTCGTCAACGCTCCCGGCCAGCGTTACCACCCCGCGATCATCGCGCAGGCCATCGGCACGCTCGGCGCGATGTTCCCCGGCCGGTTCTGGGCCGCGCTCGGCAGCGGCGAGTTCAGCAACGAGCACATCACCGGCGACCCGTGGCCACGCAAGGACGTACGCGACGCGCGGCTGCGTGAGTGCGTGGACGTCATCCGTGCGCTGCTCAACGGCGAGAACGTCACCCACGACGGACTGGTGACCGTGGACCGCGCCAGGCTGTGGACCCGGCCCGAGACGCCGCCGCCGCTGATCGGCGCCGCGGTCAGCACCGCCACGGCGGCCAGGTGCGCCGAATGGGCCGACGGCATGGTCACGGTCAACGCACCCGAGGACCACCTCCGCGAGATGATCGCCGCGTACCGCGACGCCGGGGGACGCGGCCCGGTCTGCCTTCAGGTCCACGTGAGCTGGGCCCCGACCGAGGAGGAGGCCGAGACGATCGCACACGACCAGTGGCGCAGCAACGTCTTCGGCCCGCCGGTCTGCTGGGACCTGGAGCTCGTGGAGCACTTCGACGTCGTCTCCGAGCACGTCACCATGGAGCAGGTGCGCCACGTGGTCAACGTCTCCGCCGACCTCGAACGGCACATCGACTGGCTGCGCGGCTACGCGGCCCTGGGCTTCGATCGGATCTACCTGCACCACGTCGGCCAGGACCTGTCGCCGTTCATCGACGCCTTCGGCGGCAAGGTCCTGCCGGCCCTGCGCTAGGGCCGTCCGGCCGTCCTATAGTGATCGTCCACAGCGTCGCGAAAGGTGAGCCGGTGGACGATCTGACCACACAGTTGCGCGAGGCCGAGCGCCGTCTGCAGGCGGCCCAGCTCGCCGCCGACGCCTCGGCCCTCGACGCGCTGATCGACGACCGGCTCGTCTTCACCGGCCCCGACGGCGTGCTGTACTCCAAGGAGGACGACCTGGAGATCCAGCGCACCGGGGACCAGAGCCTCACCCGCGTGGACGAGGAGGAGCTGCGGGTCCTGGTGGCCGGCGGGACCGGCGTCACGTGGTTCCTCGGCACCCTCGAAGGGGTGTTCAAGGGCCAGGAGTTCACCGCCAGGGTCCGCTACACGCGGACCTGGATCCACACCGCCGGCCACGGCTGGCGTCTCGTCGCAGCGCACGTCAGCCCCGCCTAGTTCCACCCGCGGTCACCAGGGCCGTGACCGTCTCACTTCTCGTACTCAGGCGCTACCCACCGGCACTTGATCGTCATGCCGGCAGGCAACCGGAGACCGGTCGGCACTCGAAGCAGGAGGTTGACCCCGGTGTGTACCAGAGCACGCCGGGGTACGACACCCTGTTGGTCCTACGGATGTAGTAGGTGGTCGCATGGAGACGACGGCGTGGTAGACGCCGGTACGGCGCGGATGCTGGCCGGCCTGCTCGAAGCCAGCCACCTCGCCGGGTTGGAGCAGGTGCCGTGGCTGGCCCGGCGGCACGCGGCCGAGATCGGCGTGCTCGACGTGCGGATCTATCTCGCCGACCTCCAGCAGGACGTGCTGCGTCTCCTCGTCGTCGACGGGTACGGTGACGAACTCCTGCGGACCTCGGAGATCCGGATCGACAAGACACCGGTGGGGGAGGCGTTCCAGGAGATCCGGATCTTCGACCAGCCGGACGCCGACGGGACGCGGCACCAGTGGTGGGTGCCTCTGCTCGACGGCACGGAACGCCTGGGGATGGCGCTGATCGTCACGCCGGACGCCGCCGGGCCGACGGTGGACGACATGAAGGCCCTGGCGTCGCTGATGGCACTCATGATCGTGAGCAAGCGTCCCTCCAGCGACGCCTACGCGAGACTCGTGCGCACCAGGCCGATGCACGTGGGTGCGGAGATGCAGTGGAACCTGATGCCGCCGCTGACGTTCGCCGCCGAGCGCGTGGCGATCAGCGCGGCGCTCGAACCGGCGTACGAGATCGGCGGGGACGCCTTCGACTACGCGCTGACCGGCTCGCACGCGCACCTGGCGATCTTCGACGCGATGGGCCACGACGTCTCGGCCGGGCTGACCGCGTCCCTCGCGACGGCCGCGTGCCGTAACAACCGCCGGCAGGGAACCGATCTGGTCGAGACCAGTGAGGCGATCGAGCGCATCCTCATCGAGCAGTTCGGCCGCGGCACCCGGTTCGTCACCGCCATCCTGGCCCGCCTGAACCTCGTGACCGGCGTCCTGTCCTGGGTCAACCGCGGCCACCCTCCGCCTGTGGTGATCCGAGGCGAACACAAGATCATCGGCTTGCGCTGCCGGCCCGCTCACCCCATGGGCCTGGACATGGGCCTGCCGATCACCTTGTGCCATGAGCGACTGGAACCAGGCGACCGCGTGCTGTTCTACACCGACGGCATCACCGAGGCCCGCGACCCCAAGGGCCGCGAGTTCGGCCTCGACCGGTTCGTCGAATTCATCGTGCGCCACAACGCCGACCACCTGCCGGTGCCGGAGACCCTCCGCCGCCTGATCCACAACTTGATGGCCCACCACGGCGGCAACCTTCAGGACGACGCCACCGTCCTGCTCACCGAATGGCTCGGTCCGGCCCCGAGCCGTCTCTCCGTGTGACGCGCCGGTGGACGCCGGCCCGCAGCCGCAGAATGACCGCGGCCACGGCGGCGGAGGCCAGTGAGCCGGCCAGCACGGCGACCTTGACCCCGTCCTGCGCGGCGGAGTCCCCGGCGAAGGCCAGTTCCCCGATGAGCAGGGACACCGTGAACCCGATCCCGGCGAGGACGGCGAGCCCGGCCACGTCGGCCCATGACAGGCCCTCGTTCAAAGTGGCGCGGGTGAACCGGGCCACCAGCCAGGTGGCGGCCAGGACGCCGACCGGCTTGCCGATCAGCAACCCGGCCACGATCCCCATCGCCACCGGGTCGGTCAGCGTCCCGGCGAGCCCGCCGAGCCCGCCGACCGCGACCCCGGCGGAGAGGAACGCGAACACCGGGACGGCGACGCTCGCCGACAGCGGCCGGAAGCGGTGCTCGAAGTGCTCGGCCAGCCCGGGGTCCGGCTTGCCGGTCCGCGTCCACGGCAGGACGGGAACGGTCAGCGCGAGCAGCACGCCGGCGACGGTGGCGTGCACCCCGGAGGCGTGGACGAGCGTCCAGGTGGCGAAGGCGAGCGGCAGCAGCAGCCACCAGGCCCGCACCCTGCGCTGGACGAGGACGGCGAAGACGGCGAGCGGCACCGCCGCGCACAGCAGCAGCGGCACCGACAGGCTCGTGGTGTAGAACGCCGCGATGATGACGATGGCGATCAGGTCGTCCACGACCGCCAGGGTCAGCAGGAAGGTGCGCGGCGCGGACGGCAGGAACCGGCCGGCCACCGCGAGCACCGCGAGCGCGAAGGCGATGTCAGTGGCGGTGGGGATGGCCCAGCCCTGAGCGGCGTCCCCGCCGGCGATCGCCAGATAGACCGCCGCCGGCACCACGACACCTCCGGCGGCGGCCGCCACCGGCACCGCGGCCCGCCGTACGTCCCGCAGGTCTCCGGCGACGAACTCACGCTTGAGCTCCAGGCCCGCGACGAAGAAGAAGATCGCGAGCAACCCGTCGGCGGCCCAGGTCGCCAGGTCCAGGTCCAGGTGCAGTGAGGCGGGGCCGATCTCGACGCTCCGCAGCGCCTCGTACCCCTCACTCCACGGCGAGTTGGCCCACACCAGCGCGGCGACCGCCGCGACCAGCAGCAACGCTCCCCCGATGGTCTCGCCGCGCAGGATGTCGGCGATGCGTCTGGCTTCGGCCAAGGTGCCGGAGAAGAGACGGCTGGGGGTCTGGCCGGAAGTGGTACCAGGCATGGGACTCCGCTCGACGGAAGACGACAGGACGTACATCCGCCGACCCGTCTTCCCGGCACTCCGCTGAACAACGTATCAAGACAAGGCATGTGCCGCGTACCGTCCACCGGCCTGTGGAGATCGCCGGAGGCGATCGGTCAGGGGTTGCCGGGCCAGGGCCGAGCCGGCACGCGGAGGGCCCGGCGGTGACCGGTGCGCACCGGCGGAGGGGCCGGCCGGTCGTGCGGATCGGCGGCCGGGTTGATAGGTTTCCTGGAGGTGCGCCGGGAAGGCTGGTCGGCAGTTGTCGTCGCCGACCCCTGAAGGATGTGCCGTGCGCGCTCGCGACCTGCTCGTCGAGTTCCCCACCGTCGCTCTCGACACCCCCGTGATCGAAGCCGCTCGCCTGCTGGCCGAGCAGGGGCTTCCCGGTCTGATGGTCGTGGACGGCGCGGGGTCCCCGCAGGCGATCCTGCCGGGCCCGCAGGTGTTGTGGCTGGCCGTTCCCGGATACTGCCAGGACGATCCGGCGCTCGCGCGGGTGGTGGACGAGCGGCACGCCGACACTTTCCTCACCTCGCTCGGCGACAGGACCGTACGCGAGGCGCTGCCGGCCAAGCCGCGTGAGCTGCCTGTCTCCGATCCGGACGCGACGTTGCTCGAACTGGCCGCGTTGATGGCGCGCACCCGCAGTCCCCTGGTGGCCATCGTGGACGACGACAGGCTGCTCGGCGCGGTGACCCTGCAGACGCTCCTCGCCAAGGCGCTGGACACGTGACCGTCACCGCGTGGCTGTCGGTCGCGGTCTTCCTCGGCGCCTACGCGCTCATCGCGACCGAACGCATCCACCGGGTCGCGGCGGCCCTCGGCGGCGCCGCGATCATGTTCCTGATCCACGCGACCGGCGCGGAGTCGGCGTTCTTCTCCACGCACTCCGGTGTGGACTGGAACGTCGTGTTCCTGCTGCTCGGCATGATGATCATCGTCGGGGTGCTCAAGGAGACCGGCGTATTCGACTACCTGGCGATCTGGGCCGCCAAACGCGCACGCGGCCGTCCGTTCCGGCTCATGGTGCTGCTGGTGCTGATCACCGCCGCCGCGTCGGCGTTGCTCGACAACGTCACGACTGTGCTGCTCGTCGCGCCGGTGACCTTCCTGGTGTGCGGACGGCTGGCCCTGCCGGTGACGCCGTTCCTGATCGCCGAGGCGATGGCGTCCAACATCGGCGGCGCGGCCACGCTGGTCGGCGACCCGCCGAACATCATCATCGCCAGCCGCGGCGGGCTGACCTTCAACGATTTCCTGATCCACATGGCACCCATGGTGATCATCCTCATGGTCGTCTTCATCGGCCTGTGCTGGGTGATGTTCGGCCGCCGCCTGCGCTACGACCCCGAGCGGGCCGGCGAGATCATGGCACTGGACGAGCGCGAGGCCATCGGCGACCGGCGGCTGCTGTGGCAGAGCCTGGTCGTGCTGGTCCTGGTGATGGCCGCCTTCGTGCTCCACCCGGTGCTGCACTACGAGCCCTCGGTGGTGGCGCTGCTCGGCGCCGGCGTCCTTGTGGCACTCACCCGGGTCACCACCGAGGAGGCCCTGGCCGAGGTCGAATGGCCCACCCTGGTGTTCTTCGCCGGCCTTTTCGTCATGGTCGGCGCCTTGGTGGAGACCGGCGTCATCGGACAGCTCTCCGAGCTCGCCGTCGGCGCGACCGCGGGCCACCCCGAGCTGACCGCCATGGGCCTGCTCGGCGCGTCGGCCGGCCTGTCGGCGATCGTGGACAACATCCCGTACGTCGCCACGATGAGCCCCATCGTCGAGCAACTCGTCCAGGCCGCCGGCCCCGGCGACGGCCAGGTCCTCTGGTGGGCCCTCGCCTTCGGCGCCGACCTCGGCGGCAACGCCACCGCCGTCGGCGCCGCCGCCAACGTCGTCGTCCTCGGCATCGCGGCACGCAACGGCACCCCGATCAGCTTCTGGGAGTTCACCAAGTACGGCCTGATCGTCACCGTGGTCACCGTCACCCTGGTCGCGCCGTACCTGTGGCTGCGCTACCTGTGACGGCGCCACCTGTGACGGCGCCACCTGTGACGGCTACGCCTGGTCCAGGCGCCGCCTGACCGCCTCGGCGGTCGCGCGGATCGCCGCGCGGACCGGTGGGGTCACCGGCGCGTCCACGCCGAAGTCGCCGCCTTCCACGCCGAAGACGACCAGTTCGTCCGGCAGGGATCCGAGGGCTTCGCCGAGGGCTATGGCGTCGGCCAGGCCGAGCGCGTGTGAGCTGGCGCGCCAGGCGGGTGCGGGGCCGGGTCGCGCGTCGTGGTGGACGGTGCCGGGGACCGCGCCGGAGGAGACGGCGTCGACGACGATGGCGAGGCGTGCGCCGCGCCAGGTCGTGACCAGGTGCATCGGGTCGCCGGGGCTCTCGGTGAGTGCGACCGACGGCGGCAGTCTGCCGCGCAGCAGGCGGACGACCTCCAGGCCGGCCGCGTCGTCGCCGCGCGAGTCGCCGCCGACGCCGATCACGACCCGGTCAGCGCGCATCGAGACACAGATCGAGGAAGTGGGTGGCGCAGGAGATACATGGGTCGTGGTTGCGCACCACGCGTTCGCACAGGGCCACCAGCTCCTCGCGCGGCAGGCCGAGGCGCGGCTCGACCAGGTCACGCAGGTCCTCCTCGATGCGGGCCTGGTTCTGGGAGGTCGGCGGCACGATGTCCGCCGCCGCGATCAGGCCGTCGGCGTCGATGCGGTAGCGGTGGTAGAGGGTGCCGCGCGGGGCCTCCGACGCGCCGTGGCCGGTGCCGGGCCGGGGTTCGACGGGGACGGCCGGCGCGTCCGGCTCGGTGTAGCCGCCGATGATCCGCAGGGCCTCGTCACAGGCGTGCACGATCTCGACGGCACGGACCACGATGCTGCGGAACGGGTTGCGGCAGACGTCGCCGAGCCCGGCGTCGCGCGCCGCGGCGCGGGCCAGGGGGGAGAGGCTGCCGGAGTTGAGCGAGTAGCGCGCCATGGCCCCCACCAGGTAGCCGGCGGCGCCGTCCAGCCTGGCGTGCATGGCCGTGGTACCCGGCACCTGCTCCTCGGCCACGTGCTCGGGCCACCGCTCGACCGGGAAGCCGCCGCCGTCACCGGTCGCGACGGACCCGGACAGGATGGCGTACTCGCCGGGGTGCCGTAGCGCGAGGAACCGGTAGTCGTGCTCGACGTCGGGGAAGTCGAACCCGCCGACCCATGCCACGGTGGCCAGCGCGTGCTCCCTGGCCTCACGCAGCCGCTCGGCCACCCCGGCGAGCTCCTGGCGGCGCGGCACGCGGTGGAAGCCGCCGACCCGCACGTTGACCGGGTGGATGGCCCGGCCGCCGAGCGTCGCCACCAGTTCGTTCCCCGCCTTCTTCAGCGCGAGGCCGCGTTCCACGTGGACACGGTGGTCCGCGGCCATGGCGATGCCGCTGTCGTACCCGAGGAAGTCCGGCGCGTGCAGCAGGTAGATGTGCAGCGCG
The window above is part of the Sphaerisporangium rubeum genome. Proteins encoded here:
- a CDS encoding DUF4153 domain-containing protein, coding for MRPLDFLGRIKVKLGIVIVLTVVTAFAVNEVGIGAGWPRDARIAVAAVLALIMVQLLAMGMTRPLREMAAAAQTIAKGRYGLRVSATSRDEVGELARAFNAMAADLGEVDRQRRELVANVSHELRTPIAGLQAVLENIVDGVSTPDLGTLGTALAQTQRLGRLTTQLLDLSRLDSGARLIEPEAVDLASLCHQAASEAAFGRDDVTVVSTVGEASLSADPALLAQVLANLLDNAVRHSPPGGTVRIAARHAGPVVEISVIDQGPGIPVAERTRVFERFSRLDAGRAAGAGGAGLGLAIAKEIVELHDGSISVTGAPPAGSGGTGGCRMVVTLPAALAGTVLPAVTETRPGAGTAPRTPAVEPVTETATELVTEPAIGPVAEPAIGPVTEPATEPATESATGEGARRGPEPASDVPVRRLAQPPGSGVTKGDIMQGPASEQQVPASAGPSRQDEPARTVPAVYVPPPIFPRPELPGVPDWLLPAAAAVGLVATVALPDPSTGLGLVLTAVALGAAIFPALLPLRRGRLTPWTVTFGVLAYALVSLTLYRDTDWVVAPALLLAFGIAALGLSGAGRGWPGLLIGAASVALSTLLLPWFLATPLKRLRGSRRVVPVLAGTAITVVLLSVFGLLFGSADAVFHSYVSGLLQAPEWVDRLPSRVFLLLVFAVLTCAGVLVTLRPAAEPQAPDLRVRLDRAVWMMPLTALNLLFAAFVAVQITVLFGGSRRVLSTAGLTYAEYARSGFFELVTVSVFVLGIVAASTMLLRPTRPGDRWPLTVLLGLLCALTLVVLASALHRLDLYTDAYGLSRLRAAVAAAIWWLAAVFVVVIAAGVARLTDARVTWLPRMLVLLTGVTVFTFAVWNPEARVAETQMAVRGVSLLDQDYLGDLGPEAVPVLDRLPEPARSCVLRDVVSVNRLDHPDPWNAWNLARVRAREVLERHPVLARPDCPSRDDGGYPD
- a CDS encoding DUF3103 family protein, with amino-acid sequence MIRVLRAAVVTVAALALFSGTALAAPPDPAPAADGVSAVTGRLAARVAAALADRGFRDRAVAATVSRATVSRAADLLTLSAGTGLAGAVRTANQAVLAAKGLPADGGSLLRLRLATDAMRAGLSRGEVPLVAAAPTDDEVTSITAYDPLGGQVALDPAKAPARPVLVVEVDVAKALPMGIDLMRRTLSARGLTEARPLAARQANTGYWATKVTAVRLSDDQEPWIKGDAEIYSVVGGFGLDGKATVSIVQMPYLDNDQTTYYPNQLLVHFNGYKYNLADVVMMEDDGDTNYQALAQAIATALLTIADGGVYVPLVNAILSAIPTSWWTDDPDYVDSWYTLSTTAGGRLNGARGNGWMDVTPYWVSQL
- a CDS encoding response regulator transcription factor, with the protein product MATPRQRRVLVVEDDQTIADAVSLRLTAEGFDVRIAGDGGTALTQYAKAEPDLVVLDRLLPGLDGLEVCRRMQAARPVPVLMLTALGEETDVLVGLGVGADDYITKPFSMRELVARIHALLRRVERAGLLAHEDTVIRVGDVEIDTAERRVFVRGAEAQLTRTEFDLLRRLAERPGQVLERERLLSDIWGFSEAAATRTVDSHVRALRRKLGPGVVRTVHGVGYALARP
- a CDS encoding copper resistance protein CopC, producing the protein MRRVVTRLLAVVVSALVAMGLSVFVLGAPAAYAHGRLVVSTPAEGSKLDEPVESLSLAFTEKPASFAYFTVTAPNGQRVDQRWWHSEPFPLDEPVRELNLVNGVWEPQFYHTGFPVTVPVSHWPGKGTYVARYKTVASDGEKVEGELRFTYTGRVTAAPPGWQPPADEPLPELLAAIEQGPSSAAPQATSQQAQPQQAPSQQPQTQQPQRSPVSQDGDGVSVWLVPVLLVAGAGVLIAWPALRRPRAASRVPGPRGRRPGPTSRSPGSKGRRPASASAARKRRQ